In Sphingopyxis sp. 113P3, one DNA window encodes the following:
- a CDS encoding Mur ligase family protein, which translates to MSPDLASRFASLRAARPDLPAVITRGARRFVLFLSWTDGMRRAEVASVVGSSAANAWERAEAELRARGAEGCWLRADWADAAERTTWGELRDRLARIKRNYVRVGIALDAEFDHAFLETELNANAMLYGGPGQPSACLNERNFRLYAAKRHGLKTLSFADERAVWLFTTKGLFAGDDGTVHPLGGAGLDAGRRMLSRLGPDELWQLVNDGSRYLASQVQADGRFHYGWHPCFDRPIGTYNNLRHASSLYAMLEAWEVTRDADLGAAIDRALACLTRDLIRAIDLPGGERAAFLVEANDEIKLGGNAVAIIALVKHRHLTGDARHAALLNALGAGILHMQDAATGCFDHVLTYPQLALKERFRTIYYDGEAAFALMRLYGLTREARWLAAVEHAFGHFIRARHWTAHDHWLGYCVNELTMHRPKDAWFRFGLDNIRDHLGFVEERITTFPTLLELMMAAEKMIDRLRADPAREPMLEGLDIARFYRALHHRAAYLLNGHFWPELAMFFAAPRKMAGSFFIRHHAFRVRIDDVEHYLSGLIAYRNYLLECEARGGFAHETPSLAPRAQRWTAADVARATGGRWAAPPPPAWSASGLCIAPVTMRPADMVAVRFAEGEVGIARGRLAQLAHPPAACLVGPAGAEMDLGTSRLAVDDLNRAILALGEYARRQMRGKVLAVTGSAGKTTAVAMLGHALAAYGPVGQTRHNANLPHGIAWNLASIPWDTPHIVLELAIGRMARNTRLARPDIALFTNILPAHLEYHRNLATVAARKSVIFAGMQPGGVTVLNREMAEWSRVHMAARERGLDILHYGISRGCDFRLLDQDPVSGRVFAEIDGRKVDYVLGAPGRHMALNSLAVLAAVASAGHELDAAMASLAHFRPLDGRGASKQLRLGARRITLIDEAYNANPGSMAAALSLLAQARGSGRKIAVLGEMRELGPEAAAYHRALAPLVVASGVDRVHAVGPLYADFWHAIPAERRGFRVDAPEALKADLLSDLDDGDLLLLKGSHGSLIYELVDWLKQLAAAQAGGAGARSAPETGAKMAGGADA; encoded by the coding sequence ATGAGTCCCGACCTCGCCTCCCGCTTCGCGTCGCTGCGCGCCGCGCGTCCCGATCTCCCCGCGGTGATCACCCGGGGCGCCCGACGCTTCGTGCTGTTCCTGTCCTGGACCGACGGCATGCGGCGCGCCGAGGTGGCGAGCGTCGTAGGAAGCAGCGCCGCCAACGCCTGGGAGCGCGCCGAGGCCGAACTGCGCGCTCGCGGCGCCGAGGGTTGCTGGCTGCGCGCCGACTGGGCCGACGCCGCCGAACGGACCACATGGGGGGAGCTTCGCGATCGGCTCGCCCGGATCAAGCGCAACTATGTCAGGGTGGGGATCGCGCTCGACGCCGAATTTGACCACGCCTTCCTCGAAACCGAGCTCAACGCCAACGCGATGCTCTACGGGGGGCCGGGTCAGCCATCTGCCTGTCTCAACGAGCGCAATTTCCGACTTTATGCCGCGAAGCGACACGGCCTCAAGACGCTCTCCTTCGCCGACGAGAGAGCGGTGTGGCTCTTCACCACCAAGGGGCTTTTTGCGGGCGACGACGGCACCGTTCATCCGCTCGGGGGAGCGGGTCTCGATGCCGGGCGCCGCATGCTTTCGCGCCTCGGGCCTGACGAGCTCTGGCAGCTCGTCAACGACGGCAGCCGCTATCTGGCCTCGCAGGTGCAGGCGGACGGTCGCTTCCATTATGGGTGGCACCCTTGCTTCGACCGGCCGATCGGGACCTACAACAATTTGCGCCACGCGAGCAGCCTCTACGCGATGCTCGAGGCCTGGGAGGTTACGCGCGACGCCGACCTCGGCGCCGCGATCGATCGAGCGCTCGCCTGCCTGACCCGCGACCTCATCCGGGCGATCGATCTTCCAGGCGGCGAACGCGCGGCCTTCCTCGTCGAGGCCAACGACGAAATCAAGCTCGGCGGCAACGCGGTTGCCATAATCGCACTCGTCAAGCATCGCCACCTGACGGGGGACGCGCGCCACGCCGCCCTGCTCAACGCCCTCGGCGCCGGCATTCTCCACATGCAGGACGCAGCGACCGGTTGCTTCGATCATGTGCTGACCTACCCGCAGCTAGCGCTCAAGGAGCGCTTCCGTACCATCTATTATGACGGCGAAGCCGCGTTCGCGCTGATGCGGCTCTACGGTCTCACCCGCGAGGCGCGCTGGCTCGCTGCGGTGGAGCATGCTTTTGGGCATTTCATCCGCGCGCGACACTGGACGGCGCACGATCATTGGCTCGGCTATTGCGTCAACGAACTCACCATGCACCGGCCGAAGGACGCCTGGTTCCGCTTCGGGCTCGATAATATCCGCGACCACCTCGGGTTCGTCGAGGAGCGCATCACAACATTTCCGACGCTGCTGGAACTGATGATGGCGGCCGAGAAGATGATCGACCGGCTCCGCGCCGATCCTGCGCGCGAACCCATGCTCGAGGGGCTCGACATCGCGCGCTTCTACAGGGCTCTCCACCACCGCGCCGCCTATCTGCTCAATGGCCATTTCTGGCCCGAGCTCGCGATGTTCTTCGCCGCGCCGCGCAAGATGGCCGGGAGCTTCTTCATCCGCCATCACGCCTTCCGCGTCCGCATCGACGATGTGGAACATTATCTTTCCGGACTGATTGCCTACCGAAATTATCTGCTGGAATGCGAGGCGCGCGGCGGCTTTGCCCACGAAACCCCATCGCTCGCACCGCGCGCGCAGCGCTGGACTGCCGCCGATGTTGCGCGCGCGACGGGTGGGCGCTGGGCCGCGCCCCCGCCGCCGGCCTGGTCTGCAAGCGGTCTCTGTATCGCGCCGGTGACCATGCGCCCGGCCGACATGGTCGCGGTGCGGTTCGCCGAGGGCGAGGTGGGGATTGCACGCGGGCGCCTCGCTCAGCTTGCGCATCCGCCCGCGGCCTGTCTTGTAGGGCCGGCGGGAGCCGAAATGGACTTGGGCACAAGCCGCCTCGCTGTCGATGATCTGAACCGCGCCATCCTCGCGCTCGGCGAATATGCCCGCCGCCAGATGAGGGGCAAGGTGCTGGCGGTCACCGGAAGCGCGGGGAAGACCACCGCGGTAGCGATGCTCGGGCATGCCCTCGCGGCCTATGGCCCGGTCGGGCAGACTAGGCACAACGCCAATCTCCCGCACGGCATTGCCTGGAACCTCGCCTCGATTCCGTGGGATACGCCCCACATCGTTCTCGAGCTCGCGATCGGGCGGATGGCGCGAAATACGCGTCTCGCGCGCCCTGACATCGCGCTTTTCACCAATATCCTGCCGGCGCATCTCGAATATCACCGCAATCTCGCGACTGTCGCGGCGCGCAAGAGTGTAATCTTCGCGGGCATGCAGCCCGGTGGCGTCACGGTGTTGAACCGCGAGATGGCCGAATGGAGCCGCGTCCATATGGCAGCCCGCGAGCGTGGCCTCGATATTCTCCATTATGGGATATCGCGGGGCTGCGATTTCCGGCTGCTCGACCAAGACCCGGTCAGCGGACGGGTCTTCGCCGAGATAGACGGCCGGAAGGTCGATTATGTGCTAGGGGCGCCGGGGCGGCACATGGCGCTCAACAGCCTCGCAGTTCTTGCCGCTGTCGCCTCCGCTGGACATGAGCTCGACGCAGCCATGGCCAGCCTCGCGCACTTTCGACCCCTCGATGGGCGCGGAGCATCCAAGCAGCTCCGCCTCGGGGCGCGCCGCATCACTCTCATCGACGAGGCCTATAATGCCAATCCGGGCTCGATGGCCGCTGCTCTCTCGCTTCTCGCTCAAGCGCGCGGCAGCGGTCGCAAGATCGCGGTCCTCGGAGAAATGCGCGAACTCGGACCCGAGGCCGCCGCCTATCATCGAGCACTGGCTCCACTCGTCGTCGCAAGCGGCGTCGACCGCGTCCATGCTGTCGGCCCGCTCTACGCAGATTTCTGGCACGCCATCCCCGCCGAGCGGCGCGGTTTCCGAGTCGACGCGCCCGAAGCACTGAAAGCGGATCTGCTGTCCGATCTCGATGATGGCGATCTGCTTCTCCTCAAGGGCTCCCACGGGAGCCTGATCTACGAACTCGTCGACTGGCTGAAGCAGCTCGCAGCCGCGCAGGCCGGCGGCGCAGGTGCTCGGAGCGCGCCAGAAACCGGCGCGAAAATGGCGGGAGGGGCTGATGCGTGA
- a CDS encoding HlyD family type I secretion periplasmic adaptor subunit: MTAAATLDPAMAGDAASRRLLAVARLVWLLAALFAAGILWAWLAELDEVATGSGRVVPSSHEQVVQSLEGGILEKLLVRQDSIVEPGQILAQLDPTQAGSTVEESAAKYRAALAASARLRAEVNQTPLVFPAELDDFPDLKAEETRLFEARRRSLASSTSLIEESLALISKELAIGESLIEVGAASNVEVLRLKRQRADLELKKADLRSQYIVEARQDLARADEEVKALAPVVRGRSDTLKRLTLRSPVRGIVKSIEVSTVGGVVPPNGRLMEIIPLDDQLMIEARMSPRDIAFIHPGQRATVKITAYDYSIYGGLEGTVTTISPDTIRDEVKPDIFYYRVFVRTKTDALRNKEGRRFPIVPGMIATVDIHTGEKTVLQYLLKPLNRAREALRER; this comes from the coding sequence ATGACGGCGGCGGCGACCCTTGATCCGGCGATGGCGGGCGACGCCGCCAGTCGCCGCCTCCTCGCCGTGGCGCGGCTCGTGTGGCTGTTAGCGGCACTCTTTGCCGCCGGCATTCTCTGGGCGTGGCTTGCCGAGCTCGACGAGGTGGCGACGGGCAGCGGACGGGTGGTCCCGAGTTCGCACGAACAGGTGGTTCAGTCGCTCGAAGGCGGAATCCTGGAAAAGCTCTTGGTGCGGCAGGACAGCATCGTCGAGCCCGGCCAGATCTTGGCTCAACTCGATCCTACCCAGGCCGGTTCGACCGTCGAGGAGAGCGCCGCCAAATATCGCGCCGCGCTCGCCGCGTCCGCGCGGCTGCGCGCCGAGGTCAACCAGACCCCACTCGTTTTTCCCGCCGAGCTCGACGACTTTCCTGACCTCAAGGCGGAGGAAACCCGACTGTTCGAGGCCCGGCGTCGCAGCCTTGCGAGTTCGACAAGCCTGATCGAGGAATCGCTCGCGCTGATCAGCAAGGAACTCGCGATCGGGGAATCGCTGATTGAAGTTGGTGCGGCGAGCAATGTCGAGGTCCTGCGTCTCAAGCGGCAGCGCGCCGACCTCGAGCTAAAGAAGGCCGATCTGCGCTCGCAATATATCGTCGAGGCGCGGCAGGATCTTGCGCGCGCCGATGAAGAGGTCAAGGCGCTGGCGCCGGTAGTCCGCGGTCGTTCGGATACGCTGAAGCGGCTCACCCTTCGCTCGCCGGTGCGCGGCATCGTCAAGAGCATCGAAGTGTCGACCGTGGGCGGCGTCGTGCCGCCCAACGGCCGACTGATGGAAATCATTCCGCTCGATGATCAGCTGATGATCGAGGCGCGCATGTCGCCGCGCGACATCGCTTTTATTCACCCCGGACAGCGAGCGACGGTCAAAATTACAGCTTACGACTATTCGATATACGGCGGACTCGAGGGAACGGTCACGACCATCTCGCCCGACACTATTCGAGACGAGGTGAAACCCGACATTTTCTACTATCGGGTTTTTGTGCGCACCAAGACCGATGCCCTTCGAAACAAGGAAGGCCGACGCTTCCCCATCGTGCCCGGCATGATCGCGACCGTCGATATCCACACGGGCGAGAAGACGGTCCTGCAATATCTGCTGAAGCCGCTCAACCGCGCGCGCGAGGCGCTGCGCGAGCGATGA
- a CDS encoding winged helix DNA-binding protein produces MRDEETRGRASSLKDSVSAEAHSPAAVRTIGALSQAAASGASVGERRLVDGARQLLQARLRMARDLPKGLLRDSAWDMILELFISHEEGGILFVKQLILSSGESVAAAMRRIDRLEEARLIERFPDPFDRRRVIVRLTERGRTAMLGMLQQLFPAGTDSEADDGEGRADGARQSGPKSLRTR; encoded by the coding sequence ATGCGTGACGAAGAGACCCGGGGGCGTGCGAGCAGCCTCAAGGACAGCGTTAGCGCTGAGGCGCATTCGCCGGCCGCGGTGCGCACGATTGGCGCCCTGTCGCAAGCGGCGGCGAGCGGCGCGAGTGTGGGCGAGCGCAGGCTCGTGGACGGCGCGCGGCAGCTACTGCAGGCACGCCTGCGCATGGCGCGCGACCTCCCCAAGGGTTTGCTACGCGATTCCGCGTGGGACATGATCCTCGAACTGTTCATCAGCCACGAGGAAGGCGGCATCCTCTTCGTCAAGCAGCTTATTTTGAGCTCTGGGGAATCGGTCGCCGCGGCGATGCGGCGGATCGACCGACTTGAAGAGGCACGCCTCATCGAGCGCTTTCCTGACCCGTTCGATCGCCGGCGGGTGATCGTGCGCCTCACCGAACGCGGCCGCACCGCCATGCTTGGCATGCTCCAGCAGCTTTTTCCCGCCGGAACCGACTCTGAAGCGGACGATGGCGAAGGACGCGCCGATGGGGCTCGGCAGTCCGGCCCTAAGTCGCTTCGCACGCGATAG
- a CDS encoding DUF6961 family protein, translating into MRADRDLWGQALAIESRYGDGGPDILARKIDACRRAGAFSEAEFWRDVAACLTELHSIRGPFVGKACGSPTDGARSAARPDPVRQTARNKTCISPR; encoded by the coding sequence ATGAGGGCCGATCGGGATCTTTGGGGCCAGGCGCTCGCCATCGAATCTCGATATGGGGATGGCGGGCCGGACATCCTTGCACGCAAGATCGACGCATGTCGCCGCGCGGGCGCGTTTTCCGAGGCCGAGTTCTGGCGTGACGTCGCAGCGTGCCTGACGGAATTGCACTCGATCCGTGGCCCTTTCGTGGGGAAAGCATGTGGTTCCCCCACCGACGGTGCTCGATCAGCGGCAAGGCCCGACCCTGTACGTCAGACTGCCCGCAATAAGACCTGTATCAGCCCACGCTGA
- a CDS encoding IS110 family transposase: MNDQALCFAGVDWASASHHVVLTDGDGRKIGERIFPHGGEGLAEMATWLIATSDAADANHVLVAIEVPHGPVVETLLERGFPVHAINPKQMDRFRDRFTLAGAKDDSRDAEVMASALRTDRGCFRLLAVAEPVVIELREWSRITDDLVAERTRLTNRMREQLWRYFPAMLELGGHLEAEWLLDLWELAPTPARAARLRATTIEKLLKRHRIRRLDAAEVLAVLRQPPLTVAPGTTEAACDHIATLMMRIRLVNRQIKNAHQRLDTLTARLVPDAETKPGQEEQHDVAILASVPGIGRIVLAALLAEAFDPLQRRDYAALRSLAGVAPVTKRSGKSCIVLRRYACNRRLANAVYHWARTATQHDSRSRAKYAALRARGHTHARALRSVGDRLLAVACSMLKSGSVFAPSRETAIAA; this comes from the coding sequence ATGAACGATCAAGCACTTTGCTTTGCTGGCGTCGACTGGGCGTCGGCGAGCCATCATGTCGTCCTCACCGACGGTGACGGACGAAAGATCGGCGAGCGGATCTTTCCACATGGCGGCGAAGGTCTTGCCGAGATGGCGACCTGGCTAATCGCCACGAGTGACGCGGCGGATGCCAACCACGTGCTGGTTGCGATTGAGGTACCGCACGGGCCCGTCGTCGAGACGCTGCTCGAGCGCGGTTTCCCCGTGCACGCGATCAACCCCAAACAGATGGATCGCTTCCGCGATCGCTTCACGCTCGCTGGCGCCAAGGACGACAGCCGCGACGCCGAAGTGATGGCCTCGGCCTTGCGCACCGATCGCGGCTGCTTCCGGTTGCTCGCGGTTGCTGAACCGGTCGTCATCGAACTGCGCGAATGGTCGCGCATTACCGACGATCTGGTTGCCGAGCGTACCCGCCTCACCAATCGCATGCGCGAGCAGCTCTGGCGATACTTTCCGGCGATGCTCGAGCTCGGTGGACATCTCGAGGCCGAGTGGCTGCTCGACCTGTGGGAGCTTGCGCCGACGCCGGCTAGAGCCGCACGCTTGCGTGCGACTACGATAGAAAAACTGCTCAAGCGCCATCGCATCCGCCGCCTCGATGCGGCCGAGGTGCTCGCTGTCCTCCGCCAGCCGCCCCTCACCGTTGCTCCGGGCACGACTGAGGCAGCCTGCGACCATATTGCCACGCTTATGATGCGGATCCGCCTGGTAAACCGCCAGATCAAGAACGCCCATCAACGGCTGGATACGTTGACTGCCCGCCTCGTCCCCGACGCGGAGACCAAGCCGGGGCAAGAGGAGCAGCATGACGTGGCGATCCTTGCATCCGTGCCAGGAATAGGAAGGATCGTCCTCGCCGCGCTGCTCGCAGAAGCCTTCGATCCTCTGCAGCGACGAGACTACGCCGCCTTGCGCAGTCTGGCAGGAGTCGCGCCCGTAACCAAGCGTTCGGGAAAGAGCTGCATCGTTCTCCGGCGATACGCCTGCAACAGGCGGCTCGCAAATGCTGTGTATCACTGGGCGCGGACTGCCACACAGCATGACTCCAGGAGCAGGGCCAAATATGCCGCTCTGCGCGCCCGGGGTCACACCCACGCCCGCGCGCTCAGATCAGTCGGTGACCGCCTTCTCGCCGTTGCCTGCTCAATGCTCAAATCGGGCTCGGTCTTTGCACCCTCCCGGGAAACCGCAATCGCAGCTTGA
- a CDS encoding MFS transporter yields the protein MLAPQSAIGDEELERGLRRLIIEALFSNTTAALTTGVVLTAFALHLGANNATIGLLAALPFLAQLAQVPAIALVERIRQRKRIAVLSSVAGRSMLAVMAFAPFAGALALPGLVAATLILCVFGAIGGCAWNSWMRDLAPEDRIGRIFARRTIYATMTTLLAGLGAAIALEWTPERSAMRDLAFAGLYALGCAAGLFSAWIVARMPEPRMPDIASAGRGLAEQLRRPLGDGNFRQLILFLGTWQFAINFATPFFTVYLVRQLGYDMTVVMSLSIASQVANAITLRNWGAAADRFANKSVLLVAAPLYIMCIAAMIGGSQIADDRLRLAWLAGLHLLMGAAVAGVTLATANIALKLSPRGEAASYLAASAVVTALAAGSAPILGDMLADFFAARELELVGRWTNPEGVYTYLSLALSNWDFYFLLSALFGLYALHRLGFVREAGEVGRDEIVRHMLRETRGTIHNFSTVTGLKALTAVPSSLVRELRVRRRYRRLQASRSSARAPN from the coding sequence CGCAATCCGCTATCGGGGATGAAGAGCTCGAACGCGGCCTTCGCCGCCTCATTATCGAAGCGCTGTTCTCGAACACGACGGCTGCACTCACCACCGGGGTCGTCTTGACGGCCTTCGCGCTGCATCTCGGAGCAAATAACGCGACAATCGGACTTCTCGCTGCCCTGCCGTTCCTCGCCCAGCTCGCGCAGGTGCCGGCTATCGCGCTTGTCGAGCGTATCCGGCAGCGCAAACGCATTGCGGTTCTCTCGAGCGTTGCCGGGCGTTCGATGCTCGCGGTGATGGCATTTGCCCCTTTTGCAGGAGCCCTCGCGCTGCCGGGTCTTGTTGCAGCGACGCTAATCCTGTGCGTCTTCGGCGCCATTGGGGGCTGCGCATGGAACAGCTGGATGCGGGATCTGGCGCCCGAGGATCGCATCGGGCGGATATTCGCCCGGCGCACCATCTACGCAACGATGACCACGCTCCTCGCCGGACTGGGCGCTGCCATCGCGCTTGAGTGGACGCCAGAGAGAAGTGCCATGCGCGACTTGGCCTTTGCCGGGCTTTACGCGCTGGGCTGCGCCGCGGGCCTTTTCAGCGCGTGGATCGTTGCGCGCATGCCCGAACCGCGCATGCCCGATATCGCAAGCGCCGGGCGGGGGCTCGCCGAGCAACTTCGCCGACCGCTTGGCGATGGCAATTTCAGGCAGCTCATCCTCTTTCTCGGAACATGGCAATTCGCGATCAACTTCGCGACGCCGTTCTTCACCGTCTATCTCGTCCGCCAGCTCGGCTACGACATGACGGTGGTCATGTCGCTGTCGATCGCGAGCCAGGTTGCGAACGCCATCACCCTTCGCAACTGGGGCGCTGCTGCCGACCGCTTTGCCAACAAGTCGGTCCTCCTCGTCGCGGCGCCGCTCTATATTATGTGCATCGCCGCGATGATCGGTGGCTCGCAAATTGCCGATGATCGGTTACGCCTCGCATGGCTTGCCGGCCTTCATCTCCTGATGGGCGCAGCGGTCGCCGGCGTGACCCTCGCGACCGCAAACATCGCGCTCAAGCTGTCGCCGCGGGGTGAGGCCGCCTCCTATCTCGCCGCGAGCGCGGTGGTAACGGCGCTCGCGGCGGGATCGGCCCCGATCCTCGGCGACATGCTCGCCGATTTCTTTGCAGCGCGCGAGCTTGAACTGGTCGGGCGCTGGACCAACCCCGAAGGCGTTTATACTTATCTATCGCTCGCGCTGAGCAACTGGGATTTCTACTTCTTGCTGTCCGCCCTTTTCGGCCTTTACGCGCTGCATCGCCTCGGTTTCGTGCGCGAGGCAGGCGAGGTCGGGCGCGACGAGATCGTGCGTCATATGCTTCGCGAAACGCGCGGGACAATTCACAATTTCTCCACCGTCACCGGCCTCAAGGCGCTCACCGCTGTTCCTTCGAGCCTGGTGCGCGAACTGCGTGTCCGGCGCCGCTACCGTCGGCTGCAGGCTTCGCGAAGCAGCGCGAGGGCCCCGAACTGA